A single window of Candidatus Limnocylindrales bacterium DNA harbors:
- the mtnA gene encoding S-methyl-5-thioribose-1-phosphate isomerase, with protein sequence MRKPRGVEPISWKAGRLRLLDQRKLPHKETWIGLRGAADTARAIRDMVVRGAPAIGVTAAFGLALEARRFRAGRVLEDFEKAARILKEARPTAVNLAWAIERQRQALVAASSGGEEPSPAAAARTLRTTAEDMFAADVAANRAMGAAGAPLLKGDVLTHCNAGALATAGYGTALGVIRASWEKGRRFGVYATETRPFLQGARLTSWELVKLGIPVTLVTDGMVGALLASGRIGAIVVGTDRTAANGDVANKIGTYTIAVLAKRHGIPFYVAAPTSSIDLGCATGADIPIEERSEREVTHIGGKRIAARGVSVFHPAFDVTPAELVTAIFTESGVVEGDYKRGLARAVAEARGMASAAGKALPKKARALRTAKRPVASKAAANKAAANKAVAKKTEKTASGKSARR encoded by the coding sequence ATGAGAAAGCCTCGCGGAGTCGAGCCGATCAGCTGGAAAGCCGGGCGCCTGCGCCTGCTCGATCAACGGAAACTTCCGCACAAGGAAACCTGGATCGGGCTTCGCGGCGCTGCCGACACCGCGCGTGCGATTCGCGACATGGTCGTTCGCGGCGCTCCGGCGATCGGAGTGACCGCAGCGTTCGGACTTGCCCTCGAAGCGCGCCGCTTCCGCGCAGGGCGGGTGCTCGAGGATTTCGAGAAGGCCGCGCGGATTCTCAAAGAAGCGCGACCGACGGCGGTCAATCTCGCGTGGGCGATCGAACGCCAGCGTCAGGCGCTCGTCGCGGCGTCCTCCGGCGGAGAAGAACCATCGCCGGCCGCGGCAGCGCGCACGCTGCGCACGACAGCGGAAGACATGTTTGCCGCGGATGTCGCGGCCAATCGCGCAATGGGCGCAGCGGGCGCGCCGCTGCTCAAAGGCGACGTGCTCACGCATTGCAACGCGGGCGCGCTCGCGACCGCCGGATACGGCACTGCCCTCGGCGTCATTCGCGCGTCGTGGGAGAAAGGCCGGCGATTCGGCGTCTACGCCACCGAAACCAGGCCTTTTCTGCAGGGCGCACGCCTTACCTCGTGGGAGCTCGTCAAGCTCGGAATTCCTGTAACGCTGGTGACCGACGGCATGGTCGGCGCGCTGCTCGCGAGCGGCCGCATCGGTGCCATCGTGGTCGGAACCGATCGCACCGCCGCCAACGGCGACGTCGCGAACAAGATCGGCACCTATACGATCGCCGTGCTGGCGAAGCGCCACGGGATTCCGTTCTACGTGGCCGCTCCGACGTCCTCGATCGATCTCGGCTGCGCGACCGGCGCCGACATTCCGATCGAGGAACGCAGCGAGCGCGAAGTGACGCACATCGGCGGCAAACGGATCGCTGCGCGCGGTGTGTCGGTGTTTCATCCGGCGTTCGACGTGACGCCGGCCGAGCTGGTTACGGCGATCTTTACGGAAAGCGGCGTCGTCGAGGGGGATTACAAGCGAGGGCTTGCGCGAGCAGTCGCCGAGGCGCGGGGAATGGCCAGCGCCGCAGGAAAAGCGCTACCGAAAAAAGCACGCGCGCTGAGAACAGCGAAGAGACCAGTGGCCAGCAAAGCCGCCGCGAACAAAGCAGCCGCAAACAAAGCCGTCGCGAAGAAAACAGAGAAGACTGCGTCCGGGAAGTCCGCCCGCCGCTGA
- a CDS encoding SRPBCC family protein, whose protein sequence is MESQTHTEVVRAPIELCFATLVDFAEYPSWFRVIRKATIENADDAAGRWTVRFELDAILKTITYTLDYDSERPSRLTWKMKEGDLKAIDGEYQLVELEPGLTEATCTQSIDVGLWVPGLVRRAFEQTAIVDSVREFKQAAEARAGV, encoded by the coding sequence GTGGAATCGCAGACGCACACCGAGGTCGTTCGCGCGCCGATCGAGCTTTGTTTCGCGACGCTCGTCGACTTTGCCGAGTATCCGAGCTGGTTCCGCGTGATCCGCAAGGCCACGATCGAAAATGCCGACGATGCCGCCGGCCGCTGGACCGTCCGCTTCGAGCTCGACGCGATCCTGAAGACGATCACGTACACCCTCGATTACGACAGCGAGCGCCCAAGCCGCCTGACGTGGAAAATGAAGGAAGGCGACCTCAAGGCGATCGACGGCGAGTACCAGCTTGTCGAGCTCGAGCCCGGCCTGACCGAGGCAACCTGCACGCAGTCGATCGACGTCGGACTGTGGGTGCCCGGCCTGGTCCGGCGCGCCTTCGAGCAGACGGCGATCGTCGACTCGGTGCGGGAATTCAAGCAGGCCGCGGAGGCGCGCGCGGGCGTGTGA
- a CDS encoding 2,3-diphosphoglycerate-dependent phosphoglycerate mutase, translating into MPTLALVRHGQSQWNLENRFTGWVDVPLTELGRTEAARAGELLKETGIHFDCAFTSDLARAQETLRIVLDRLGTNGIPIERDKALNERHYGSLQGLNKAETAEKYGKEQVHIWRRSYDIAPPEGESLKDTAARTLPYFEKRILAEIAAGRNVLVAAHGNSLRSIVMELDKLTRDQVLELNIGTGVPLVYDIDRGGKVLSKRILEP; encoded by the coding sequence GTGCCGACTCTCGCTCTCGTCCGTCATGGTCAATCGCAATGGAACCTCGAGAACCGGTTCACCGGGTGGGTCGACGTTCCACTGACCGAGCTCGGCCGCACCGAAGCGGCCCGCGCCGGCGAGCTGCTGAAAGAAACCGGCATCCATTTCGATTGCGCGTTCACGTCCGATCTTGCGCGCGCGCAGGAAACGCTTCGCATCGTGCTCGACAGGCTTGGCACGAACGGAATTCCGATCGAGCGCGACAAGGCGCTCAACGAGCGCCACTACGGCTCCCTGCAGGGACTCAACAAGGCGGAAACCGCCGAGAAGTACGGCAAGGAGCAGGTCCACATCTGGCGGCGAAGCTACGACATCGCTCCGCCGGAAGGCGAAAGCCTCAAAGACACTGCCGCGCGCACGCTCCCGTATTTCGAAAAACGGATCCTTGCCGAGATCGCCGCCGGCAGGAACGTGCTCGTCGCCGCCCACGGCAACAGCCTGCGCTCGATCGTGATGGAGCTCGACAAGCTCACGCGCGACCAGGTGCTCGAGCTCAACATCGGAACCGGCGTGCCGCTCGTCTACGACATCGACCGCGGCGGTAAAGTCCTGTCGAAGAGAATCCTCGAGCCATGA
- a CDS encoding lysylphosphatidylglycerol synthase transmembrane domain-containing protein: MTKQHAIGKMAAGTAVGAFCLWLALHKVDMSEVGAALESFDSRWLIAAFAVSLALQVLRAWRWQIELTPLAVIPFPLMWSITSVAYMMINVLPFRLGEPVRPLLLSWKTGLPVPAIVGNWVFEKMMDTAVLLILLHATLMMADLPPWAHHASMGSFFMFAGMLALVVGFWLHGEKFFDRAIAPVLSEHSCGKVRKVLIAARAGLQILPERRLVAKVFVVSMALWLLPILSSWLLIRGFGFDVPVAAAFVIFVCVGLGTAVPNPPGMIGVFQIASVAALGLYGIDQPKAVAYGLVLNAVQLLSLVAQGAIAMPWVGVGLGTMTRAAVETRGTDPCHATTR; encoded by the coding sequence ATGACGAAGCAGCACGCCATCGGCAAGATGGCCGCCGGAACGGCGGTCGGAGCATTCTGCCTGTGGCTTGCGCTGCACAAGGTCGACATGTCCGAGGTCGGGGCTGCGCTCGAGAGCTTCGATTCGCGCTGGCTCATCGCGGCGTTCGCCGTCAGCCTCGCGCTCCAGGTCCTGCGCGCGTGGCGCTGGCAGATCGAGCTGACGCCGCTCGCCGTCATTCCGTTCCCGCTGATGTGGTCGATCACGTCGGTCGCCTACATGATGATCAACGTGCTGCCGTTCCGCCTCGGCGAGCCCGTGCGCCCGCTGCTGCTTTCGTGGAAGACCGGCCTTCCGGTTCCGGCGATCGTCGGCAACTGGGTGTTCGAGAAGATGATGGACACGGCCGTCCTTCTGATCCTGCTGCACGCCACGCTGATGATGGCCGACCTGCCGCCGTGGGCGCATCACGCTTCGATGGGAAGCTTTTTCATGTTCGCGGGCATGCTCGCGCTCGTCGTCGGCTTCTGGCTGCACGGTGAGAAGTTCTTCGATCGCGCAATCGCGCCGGTGCTGTCCGAGCACTCGTGCGGGAAGGTGCGCAAGGTGCTGATCGCCGCGCGCGCGGGTCTGCAGATCCTTCCCGAGCGCCGGCTCGTCGCCAAAGTCTTCGTGGTCTCGATGGCGCTGTGGCTGCTTCCGATTCTTTCGAGCTGGCTTCTCATCCGCGGCTTCGGCTTCGACGTGCCGGTCGCCGCCGCGTTCGTCATCTTCGTCTGCGTCGGCCTCGGCACCGCCGTGCCGAATCCGCCGGGAATGATCGGCGTGTTCCAGATCGCGTCGGTCGCCGCGCTCGGCCTCTACGGCATCGATCAGCCGAAGGCCGTCGCGTACGGTCTCGTGCTGAACGCGGTGCAGCTGCTTTCGCTCGTCGCTCAGGGTGCGATCGCGATGCCGTGGGTCGGCGTCGGCCTCGGCACGATGACGCGCGCAGCAGTCGAAACCCGCGGCACCGATCCGTGCCATGCGACCACGAGATAG